The nucleotide sequence CAGATGAAGGCGAAATCATGGGAATTCGTCATAAAGCCTTACCAGTAGAAGGTGTGCAATTTCACCCTGAGTCCATTATGACCAATCTTGGGAAACAGTTACTTGCAAACTTTATTAAGAAATATGGTGAAGAACAATGTATCTCTACTTAAATGGAAACATTGTAAGAAAAGAGGAAGCAGTCATTTCGCCATTTGATCACGGATATATGTACGGTCTCGGGTTGTTTGAAACATTTCGCATGTATGATGGTCATCCATTTTTGTTGGATGACCATCTTCAGCGTTTACAGCATGGTTTGGGTGTGATGAATATTAACTTAGAAATAAATCGAGAAGATATCCATTCCATTCTTACTGAGTTACTTGCTGCGAACGACTTGCAAGATGCTTATGTTCGTTTAAATATTTCAGCAGGTGTAGGAGATCTCGGCTTACAAGTAGGGACTTATGAAGAGCCGACAATGATGATTTTGATGAAAAAGCTGCCGAATGAAGGGGTATTTCCTGCTAAGCAGGGAAAAATATTACGAACAGTACGAAATACACCTGAATCGGAAATTAGATTGAAATCACACCACTACCTGAATAATATTCTTGCGAAGCAGGAGATTGGGAAGCAATCTCATACTGAAGGAATTTTTTTAACAGCGGAAGGTTATGTAGCAGAAGGTATTGTTTCGAATATTTTTTGGGTAAAGAATGGGGTGCTCTATACACCAGCTGTTGAGACTGGAATTTTGGATGGGATAACTCGTAAGTGGGTTATGGCACTTGCTAAAAAACGAGGAATCAAAATAGAAGAAGGCTTCTACCCAATTGAGAAGTTACTAGATGCTGATGAGGCATTTGTAACAAATTCAATTCAGGAAATCGTTCCTCTTAACGGTATAGAAGATGTGCGGTTTTTAAATGAACGAGTGGTTCCATCTTTAATAAATGATTATAAGAAGCACACTCACAATTTAGAGCGTATAAATGAACTTGGTTAAAAGAGGTGAACATCGTTTGGCGGATTTAAAGTATCATCAACTTCAATTTGGGCATTATTCATGGAATTTACAGGAAAAGACCTATGTAATGGGTATTTTAAATGTGACACCTGATTCATTCTCGGATGGCGGTAATTTTAATGAAATAGAAAGAGCAGTCCAGCATGCAAAACAGATGGTCCAAGATGGAGCTGACCTAATCGATATCGGAGGCGAGTCAACAAGGCCGGGAGCGGAGACGGTTAGCGAAGAGGAGGAAATTGCTCGTGTAGTACCAATCATTAAAGCGATCAAAGAAGCAGTTGATGTACCGATTTCAATCGACACGTATAAAGCGGAGACTGCAAAACATGCACTTGAAGCAGGCGCCCATATTATTAATGATGTTTGGGGGGCAAAGGCGGATCCGCAAATGGCTCAGGTAGCTGCCCATTACCAAGTGCCGATTATTCTTATGCATAACAGGGGAAACAAAAACTATGGTGATTTAATCGACGATATGAAAATGGACCTTCAAGAAAGCATTGCAATTGTAAAGCGTGCTGGTGTGAAGGATGAAAAGATTATCCTTGATCCGGGTATTGGTTTTGCGAAGACGTACGAACATAATATTAAGGCTATGCGCCGTCTAGAGGAATTGAATGAGCTTGGTTATCCGCTCCTCTTAGGTACATCGAGAAAATCATTTATTGGATTGACACTTGATTTACCAGTGGAAGAGCGGATGGAAGGAACGGGAGCGACTGTTTGCCTTGGCATTGAGCGGGGCTGTCAGTTTGTACGTGTGCATGATGTGAAAGAAATAAAGCGGATGACGTTGATGATGGATGCAATGCTTGGAAAGAAGGTGCAAGCAAATGGATAAGATTTATATGAACCGTATGCAGTTTTGGGGATATCATGGAGTTTTTGCTGAAGAGAAGAAGCTTGGACAGCGTTTTTATGTAGATTTAGTGCTGGAATTGGACTTGAAACCAGCTGCACAGACAGACAATCTGGAGAAAACCGTTGATTATGGCAAGGCCTATGAAGTAGTCAAAGCTATTGTAGAAGGTACGCCACGTGATTTAGTTGAAACAGTGACTGAAGAGATTGCGCAGCAATTATTTATCACATTTTCAATTGTACAGAAGGTTACAGTGAAAGTAATTAAGCCTGATCCGCCGATCCCTGGTCACTATGATTCTGTAGCAATCGAAATGACGAGGGAACGTTGATGAAGCATCTTGCTTACATTGCCCTCGGTTCTAATGTTGGAAATCGTGAAGAAAATCTATTATTAGCGCTTCAGATGCTATCTGAGCATTCATCAATTACAATCAATGCGACTTCCTCAATCTATGAAACAGAGCCTGTCGGTTATACGGATCAGCCACAATTTTTGAATATGGTAGTTCGGGTACAGACAGATTTGCCAGCGGTTAAATTATTACAAATTACACAGAGAATCGAAGTTGAATGCGGACGTGTAAGAGATATTCGCTGGGGTCCACGCACGTTGGACCTTGACATTTTACTATTTGACCGTGAAAATATTGAAACAGAACAGTTAATTGTTCCCCATCCACGAATGATGGAGAGAAACTTCGTGATGGTGCCGCTTATGGAAGTGGCTGATGAGAATGTGAACGAGTACCTACAAAGCCATGAGATAAATGAAAGTATGGAAGGAATGAGGATTTGGCAAAGTAGTTCTCATATTTCCTTTCATAAAGTTTAAATAGTGAAAGAGGTGACGACCATGCTCAAAATCGGAGATATTGAAATGAAGAATCCGGTGGTGCTTGCACCAATGGCGGGCGTGTGTAATTCGGCTTTTCGTCTAACGGTGAAGGAGTTTGGAGCGGGGCTTGTGTGCGCCGAGATGGTTAGTGATAAAGCGATTTTATATAAAAATCAAAAAACGATGGG is from Bacillus tianshenii and encodes:
- the folB gene encoding dihydroneopterin aldolase translates to MDKIYMNRMQFWGYHGVFAEEKKLGQRFYVDLVLELDLKPAAQTDNLEKTVDYGKAYEVVKAIVEGTPRDLVETVTEEIAQQLFITFSIVQKVTVKVIKPDPPIPGHYDSVAIEMTRER
- the folK gene encoding 2-amino-4-hydroxy-6-hydroxymethyldihydropteridine diphosphokinase, giving the protein MKHLAYIALGSNVGNREENLLLALQMLSEHSSITINATSSIYETEPVGYTDQPQFLNMVVRVQTDLPAVKLLQITQRIEVECGRVRDIRWGPRTLDLDILLFDRENIETEQLIVPHPRMMERNFVMVPLMEVADENVNEYLQSHEINESMEGMRIWQSSSHISFHKV
- the folP gene encoding dihydropteroate synthase; translated protein: MADLKYHQLQFGHYSWNLQEKTYVMGILNVTPDSFSDGGNFNEIERAVQHAKQMVQDGADLIDIGGESTRPGAETVSEEEEIARVVPIIKAIKEAVDVPISIDTYKAETAKHALEAGAHIINDVWGAKADPQMAQVAAHYQVPIILMHNRGNKNYGDLIDDMKMDLQESIAIVKRAGVKDEKIILDPGIGFAKTYEHNIKAMRRLEELNELGYPLLLGTSRKSFIGLTLDLPVEERMEGTGATVCLGIERGCQFVRVHDVKEIKRMTLMMDAMLGKKVQANG
- the pabC gene encoding aminodeoxychorismate lyase; the protein is MYLYLNGNIVRKEEAVISPFDHGYMYGLGLFETFRMYDGHPFLLDDHLQRLQHGLGVMNINLEINREDIHSILTELLAANDLQDAYVRLNISAGVGDLGLQVGTYEEPTMMILMKKLPNEGVFPAKQGKILRTVRNTPESEIRLKSHHYLNNILAKQEIGKQSHTEGIFLTAEGYVAEGIVSNIFWVKNGVLYTPAVETGILDGITRKWVMALAKKRGIKIEEGFYPIEKLLDADEAFVTNSIQEIVPLNGIEDVRFLNERVVPSLINDYKKHTHNLERINELG